A stretch of the Argentina anserina chromosome 6, drPotAnse1.1, whole genome shotgun sequence genome encodes the following:
- the LOC126800084 gene encoding LOW QUALITY PROTEIN: pentatricopeptide repeat-containing protein At2g20710, mitochondrial-like (The sequence of the model RefSeq protein was modified relative to this genomic sequence to represent the inferred CDS: inserted 1 base in 1 codon), with amino-acid sequence MNYAAVANVYIKSGNEDKALAMLKKSEELIPKSVRRREAYEHLMPQYASLGKKDEVVRLWELYKGQLKVYNKGYKVMITSLLKIGDSESAKKIYEEWESQYSRYEVRXPNHLIAYYARKGLLDKAEAIIEKVIQKGAEPDAKSWCSLAKIHLDHDQIEKAVEISRKSLLAVKPGWKIDKDVWAACLNYLMKKPDPEGAKEYIKLLGDKNVNNTKSQERLLE; translated from the exons ATGAACTATGCGGCTGTGGCAAATGTTTATATAAAATCCGGAAACGAGGACAAGGCTTTAGCAATGCTAAAGAAGTCTGAGGAGCTGATACCAAAATCTGTGAGACGGAGGGAAGCATATGAGCACCTCATGCCCCAATATGCATCACTAGGGAAGAAAGATGAGGTCGTGAGGCTATGGGAACTCTACAAAGGTCAGTTGAAAGTATACAATAAGGGTTATAAAGTCATGATAACCTCACTCTTGAAGATTGGCGACAGTGAGAGTGCCAAAAAGATCTATGAGGAGTGGGAATCTCAGTATTCACGTTATGAAGTTC ATCCCAATCACTTGATTGCTTATTATGCCAGAAAAGGTCTTCTTGACAAGGCTGAAGCTATCATTGAAAAGGTTATACAAAAGGGTGCGGAACCTGATGCAAAGTCATGGTGCTCTTTGGCAAAAATCCATCTTGATCATGATCAAATTGAGAAGGCAGTTGAGATTTCGAGAAAATCACTTTTGGCTGTGAAGCCAGGTTGGAAAATTGACAAGGATGTTTGGGCGGCCTGTCTCAACTACTTGATGAAGAAACCTGATCCAGAGGGTGCCAAGGAATATATAAAGTTACTCGGTGATAAGAACGTTAACAACACAAAATCACAGGAGCGACTGTTGGAATAA